The genomic stretch AAATAGAGATAGAGAAAGCTTACACTAAACTAACAGCTTATACAATTGGTTTAGGACATTGTAAAATTGGATATGAGCCTCCATTAAAAAGTGAGATTGACTTATCTGCTTATGATAAAATTTTTATAGGTGGACCAGCTTGGTGGTTCACCTATGCACCCCCTATTAATTCTTTTATAAAGAGATATGATTTAAGTAATAAAATTATTTATCCTTTTGGTACTGCTACAAGCAATTTTGGAGCATATTTTGAAAATTTTAATAGAGAATGTAAGGCAAAAGAAATCAAAAAGCCATTAAAAATTTTGAAATCTACACTTAATAAAGGTTTAGAAGAAGCAGTTAAATTATGGATAGATGAAGAATATAATAAGTAAAATGATAAGGTTATATGTAAAAAATATTATGTATAACCTTTTTTATTTACTAATAAAAAATATAATTTGAATTATAATAATTTATATTATGTAAAATTAAAAAAGCTACACCGAAGTGTAGTTGATTGTTTTAAAGATGGTGGTTGGGGAAGGATTCGAACCTTCGAAGGCTGAGCCGTCAGATTTACAGTCTGATCCCTTTGACCGCTCGGGAACCCAACCATCTTATTAAATTGTAGTGGTACCCCGTAGGGGAATTGAACCCCTGTTTCCAGAGTGAAAATCTGATGTCCTAACCACTGAACGAACGGGGCACTGGTGCCGCTTATCGGAGTCGAACCAATCACCTACTGATTACAAGTCAGTTGCTCTACCAGATGAGCTAAAGCGGCTAATGTCATTCAAGGACATTCGTTATAATACACTATTTATAAGATTTTGTCAACAAAATTTTTTAAATATTTTAACTTTTTTTAAAAATTTTATTAATTTCTTCTTCTTGATATAATCTTTTTTGCTTCATATTATCTAAAAGCTCTTGATTTACTTGAATTTTTTGGTTTTCTTCTAATTCATTTAAACTTTTGATTATTTCTATATTATGTAATCCATTTTCTTCTAAAATTTTCTTAGCTTTTAAAATTTTATCAAAACTAATAGTTTTTAAATCTCGTTCTGCTCCAACTCTATCAATGGTATTTAATTGTATTTTGTCATATCTAATATTTTCTGAGTTTAAAAAATTAGCTATTTCAATAAAATTTTCTTCACTATCATTAATATTTTCTAAAATAAAAATTTCTATCCAAATTTTACCTTTATAGTTAGAGTTATTTAAATTAATAAACCCTTTCTTTATCTCATCTACACTTGTTCTATAATCAGGTCTAACAATTTTTTCAAATATATCTTGTTTTAAAGTATTAAGTGTTGGGACAATTAAATCAATGTATTCTAATTCTTTTATTACTTCCTGATTAGCTAAAAGTAAACTATTAGTTATAAGGCAAATTTTCCCCTTATATTTTAAATCTTCCTTTATAGCTTTTGATATATTTCCTAAGTCTAAACTTAAAGTAGGTTCTCCACTTCCAGAAAATGTAATATAGTCAGGCTTTATATCCTTTAAGACAGATTGAATTTCATTTAATATTTCATTCATATCTTTAAACCTCTGTCTTTCTAATTGAATTTTTTTAGTAGCACCACATTCACAAAAGATACAATTAAGGTTACAACTTTTACTAAGTACTAAATCAACTCCCAAAGATATACCTAATCTTCTTGATGGAACAGGTCCAAACACATGTTTATACATTTTCTCACCTCACACCTTACTTATTAATATATTTTACTCTAATTTTTAAAAATATTAAATAAATTTTAAATTAATTGTAACATTTGTTATATAAAAAACTTTATAAAAATTATACAATTTATATAAAAAATAAAATTCTAAAAAATATTTAAAGTTTATAAGAGGTAAAGTATGGATGAAAAATTTTTGGAGAAAATTTATAGTTTGCAAGAAAATGGTGAATTTGAAAAAATTATCAAAGAAATAAAAAAGTTACCAGAAGATAAACTTGATATGAAGTTAATCAGTGTACTAAGTAGAGCTTATATAAACTTAGAGGATTTTGAAAATGCTCTTAATACAAACTTATCATTTTTAGGAAAAGCAAAAGAAGATGTTACTAATGCAGATATATGGATTTATTCTGAATGTGGTTGGATATGTAATGAAATTAGAGATTTTGAACAAGGTTTAAAATACCTGTTAGAAGCTGAAAAATTAGGTAGAGATGATGAATGGCTTAACACTGAAATTGGACAATGTTTAGGAAAGCTTAAAAGAGCAGAAGAA from Fusobacterium hwasookii encodes the following:
- a CDS encoding flavodoxin, whose protein sequence is MSKSLIIYYSLSGKTKKVVDILEKLTNADVYEIEIEKAYTKLTAYTIGLGHCKIGYEPPLKSEIDLSAYDKIFIGGPAWWFTYAPPINSFIKRYDLSNKIIYPFGTATSNFGAYFENFNRECKAKEIKKPLKILKSTLNKGLEEAVKLWIDEEYNK
- a CDS encoding radical SAM protein; its protein translation is MYKHVFGPVPSRRLGISLGVDLVLSKSCNLNCIFCECGATKKIQLERQRFKDMNEILNEIQSVLKDIKPDYITFSGSGEPTLSLDLGNISKAIKEDLKYKGKICLITNSLLLANQEVIKELEYIDLIVPTLNTLKQDIFEKIVRPDYRTSVDEIKKGFINLNNSNYKGKIWIEIFILENINDSEENFIEIANFLNSENIRYDKIQLNTIDRVGAERDLKTISFDKILKAKKILEENGLHNIEIIKSLNELEENQKIQVNQELLDNMKQKRLYQEEEINKIFKKS